The following are encoded together in the Bradymonas sediminis genome:
- the pilM gene encoding type IV pilus assembly protein PilM, translating to MAKGRNCIGLDIGSSAVKLCVLKEAKKGLQLQAFDHITLPPETIVDGALMNSTVVTDAIVQLLGRNKVRQKEVALSVSGNTVIIKKITLPLMTQEELEESIQWEAEQYIPFDIQDVYIGFEVLTPRTDQGQMDVVLVAAKKEMINDYTSACHEAGLKPVVVDVDVFCMQNMYEVNYGYHEGETVVLLDIGNSVVSMNVVSDAMSVFTRDLSIGGSDITEEIQKQLNITYQEAEMYKRGGAPGGGADQVLPHEVESIIQDKAEDMAHEIQRSLDFYTATAANNRIDRIVASGGTAAIPSLIRTISRISGIPAEVANPFRNISYDERQFSPDKIQEWAPIAAVSVGLALRRSNER from the coding sequence ATGGCGAAGGGACGAAATTGCATTGGTCTCGATATCGGGTCGAGTGCGGTCAAACTCTGTGTCCTCAAAGAGGCCAAGAAAGGACTGCAACTGCAGGCTTTTGACCATATCACTCTGCCTCCGGAGACGATCGTCGACGGCGCATTAATGAACTCGACGGTCGTGACGGACGCGATCGTTCAATTGCTCGGACGCAATAAGGTGCGCCAGAAGGAAGTGGCGCTGAGCGTGTCGGGCAATACCGTTATTATCAAAAAGATCACGCTGCCGCTGATGACCCAGGAGGAGCTCGAAGAGTCCATCCAATGGGAGGCCGAGCAGTATATTCCCTTTGATATCCAGGACGTCTATATCGGCTTCGAGGTGCTCACACCGCGCACCGATCAGGGCCAGATGGATGTGGTGCTCGTGGCGGCCAAAAAGGAGATGATCAACGATTATACCTCCGCCTGCCACGAGGCCGGGCTCAAGCCGGTGGTCGTCGATGTCGACGTGTTCTGCATGCAGAATATGTACGAGGTCAACTACGGCTACCACGAGGGCGAGACGGTGGTGCTGCTCGACATCGGTAACTCGGTGGTCTCGATGAACGTGGTGAGCGACGCGATGAGCGTGTTCACCCGCGATCTGTCGATCGGTGGCAGCGACATCACCGAAGAGATCCAGAAGCAGCTCAATATCACCTATCAAGAAGCCGAGATGTATAAGCGCGGCGGCGCGCCCGGGGGCGGCGCCGACCAGGTGCTGCCGCATGAGGTGGAGTCCATTATTCAGGACAAAGCCGAGGACATGGCCCACGAAATCCAGCGATCGCTGGACTTCTACACCGCCACCGCCGCCAATAATCGCATCGATCGGATCGTAGCCTCCGGAGGCACCGCCGCCATTCCCTCGTTGATTCGCACGATTTCGCGCATCAGTGGAATTCCGGCCGAGGTCGCCAATCCTTTTCGCAATATTAGTTATGATGAGCGCCAATTCTCCCCGGATAAGATCCAGGAATGGGCGCCCATCGCCGCCGTTTCGGTCGGCTTGGCCTTGCGCAGGAGCAATGAACGATGA
- a CDS encoding PilN domain-containing protein: protein MIRVNLLPIKKARRRSEGRTQMVVFVGLLLLQCALMAVVYMDLSSQVDDLKKEVAVNQRDVAAAEKELESAKVLEAKQVEQQKQVDILKELEEKRTGPVRVLDELQAVLSPPRNEAERHARARMNWNVEWDTRRLWVESWGEADGTFNMTGKALNADDVAEYLERLTSARYFSNIRLNFVKAVSATKDSVDLVDFSITGTLSYQDESAEDDGKSGS from the coding sequence ATGATTCGCGTAAACCTATTGCCCATAAAGAAGGCACGCCGCCGCTCCGAAGGGCGCACCCAGATGGTCGTGTTCGTCGGGTTGCTGCTGCTTCAATGCGCGCTGATGGCTGTGGTCTATATGGACCTCAGCAGCCAGGTCGACGACCTCAAGAAGGAAGTCGCCGTCAACCAGCGTGACGTCGCCGCCGCCGAGAAGGAGCTTGAGAGCGCCAAGGTGCTCGAAGCCAAGCAGGTCGAGCAGCAAAAGCAGGTCGATATCCTCAAGGAGCTCGAGGAGAAGCGCACCGGTCCGGTGCGCGTGCTCGACGAATTGCAGGCCGTCTTAAGCCCGCCGCGCAACGAGGCCGAGCGCCACGCACGCGCCCGCATGAATTGGAATGTCGAGTGGGATACCCGCCGACTGTGGGTCGAGAGCTGGGGCGAGGCCGACGGGACCTTTAATATGACCGGCAAGGCGCTCAACGCCGATGACGTCGCCGAGTACCTCGAGCGGCTCACCAGCGCGCGTTATTTCAGCAATATTCGGCTCAATTTTGTCAAGGCCGTCTCGGCCACCAAAGACAGCGTTGACCTGGTCGATTTTAGCATCACCGGCACGCTGTCATACCAGGATGAATCCGCTGAGGATGACGGAAAATCGGGCTCCTAA
- a CDS encoding type 4a pilus biogenesis protein PilO, whose amino-acid sequence MNDIIDKFNQIPLAQRVILLILTMVALGAAFWFLAYEPMQSDLKSNQSQLQELKHKKQDLARLKEKKARIQAKIASLEQELLIAREKLPESAEIPSLLQRIYNQANTAGLDIRTFEPMEHQTQSYYIEIPVKMQLVGTYDELANFFYYVGRMTRIVNVKNLDIKREKSGINENGNLVVSAQATTFQMNSAPDAGAAKKK is encoded by the coding sequence ATGAACGACATTATTGATAAATTTAATCAAATCCCCCTGGCTCAACGGGTCATCCTGTTGATCCTGACGATGGTGGCGTTGGGGGCGGCTTTCTGGTTCTTAGCCTATGAACCGATGCAGTCCGATCTCAAGTCGAACCAGAGTCAGCTCCAGGAACTCAAGCACAAAAAGCAGGACCTCGCTCGCCTCAAAGAGAAGAAGGCGAGGATCCAGGCCAAGATCGCGTCGCTTGAGCAGGAATTGCTGATTGCCCGCGAGAAATTGCCTGAGTCGGCCGAGATTCCCAGCCTGCTTCAGCGCATTTACAACCAGGCCAACACCGCCGGGTTGGACATCCGCACCTTTGAGCCCATGGAGCACCAGACCCAGAGCTATTATATCGAGATTCCCGTGAAGATGCAGTTGGTGGGAACCTACGATGAGTTGGCCAACTTCTTTTATTATGTTGGCCGGATGACGCGTATCGTGAACGTGAAGAATCTGGACATTAAGCGCGAAAAATCCGGAATCAATGAGAATGGAAATCTGGTCGTGAGCGCTCAGGCCACCACCTTTCAGATGAATTCCGCCCCGGACGCCGGCGCAGCCAAGAAGAAGTAA
- a CDS encoding pilus assembly protein PilP: protein MDCTQNKRRTSPLDSASRLLVLLVILSLGAGGCGFLGLDGGDTQSGDSQQAQAPAVKPPPAAPEAQLDAPVKEEYERPAYPDQIRRNPFLPEMDVVRPTRNVARGEVRPKDPLEQYSLGQLNLVAIISSVAVPKAMFLDPVGFGHVVKKGDRIGLSGGIVSDIRDNEVEIREVSEGLDSETRLSTIKLTSDQLREDDDESLSDEEREALRRLLESEQGRRVLQESLNSGADAAPQDADSMGAAGQGRP, encoded by the coding sequence ATGGATTGCACGCAAAATAAAAGACGCACGTCCCCTCTCGACTCAGCCAGCAGGCTGCTCGTGCTCCTGGTGATCTTGAGCCTGGGCGCCGGCGGCTGCGGGTTTCTTGGGTTAGATGGTGGCGACACCCAGTCCGGGGACTCCCAGCAGGCCCAGGCGCCGGCGGTGAAACCGCCGCCCGCCGCCCCCGAGGCCCAGCTCGACGCGCCGGTCAAAGAGGAATACGAGCGCCCCGCTTATCCCGACCAGATCCGGCGCAACCCGTTTCTGCCCGAGATGGACGTGGTTCGCCCCACGCGCAACGTCGCCCGCGGCGAAGTGCGCCCCAAAGATCCCCTGGAGCAATACTCGCTCGGCCAGCTCAACCTGGTGGCGATCATCAGCTCGGTCGCGGTGCCCAAGGCGATGTTTTTGGACCCGGTCGGCTTCGGGCATGTTGTTAAGAAGGGTGACCGCATTGGACTCAGCGGCGGGATCGTCAGCGATATCCGCGACAACGAGGTCGAAATTCGCGAGGTCTCCGAGGGGCTCGACAGCGAAACCCGCTTGAGCACCATCAAACTCACCAGCGATCAATTGCGCGAGGACGATGACGAGTCGCTCAGCGATGAAGAGCGCGAGGCGCTGCGCCGACTGCTCGAGAGCGAGCAAGGCCGGCGCGTGCTCCAGGAGTCGTTGAACTCCGGGGCCGACGCCGCCCCGCAAGATGCAGACTCCATGGGAGCTGCGGGGCAGGGACGTCCATGA